CCAGACTGGCTTGTCGATTTTGCCAAGGATTTCCGTAAAAGATTTTTGTCACTTCTTTCTTACGATTTTCATAAATTTACTGCCGTTCAGGCTTTAAGTGTTATTGAAAGTAGTAAGAAAGCACAAGATTTATCGGGTCATAAAAACTATGAAACTAAAGAATTGAGACGTACACAGCTGGATGACATTTTCTCACCATTTGATTTAAAGAGATTGGACAGTTACTCAAATAATTTACTGGATTATCATGTTATTGTCGATATGATACCAATGCTTGCTCTCCTGTATTTTGGTGATAAGATGGGCGACTCGGTAAAACTCTCTAGCGTGCAGAGTGCTATCTTGTTAGCTATTGGTTTACAACGCAAAAACATCGATTCAATTGCCAAGGAATTGAACTTACCTTCCAATCAAACAATTGCCATGTTTGCCAAGATTATGAGAAAAATGTCGCAATACTTGCGCCAACTGTTGAGCCAATCtattgaagaaactttACCAGTGATCAAAGACGAAACCATTGCAGAAATGGATGGCGAGGATgtcaaaaaatacaatgcCGCAGAAGCATTAGACCAAATAGAAGATGATTTGGAGGTAGCAGGATCTGAAGCCGTTCAAGCTAtgagagaaaaacaaaaagaattgaTCAACTCCTTGAATTTAGATAAATACGCTATTAACGACAACAGTGAGGAATGGACCGAATCCCAAAAGTCTTTAGAAAAGGCAGCTAAGGCCAAGGGCGTCGTCAGTTTAAAAACTGGTAAGAAGAGAACCACGGAAAAGGCTGAAGATATCTATAGACAAGAAATGAAAGCTATGAAAAAGCCAAGGAAGTCTAAGAAAAACGAAAGCTAAGCGTTTCGACTATTTAGAACTCGTATATAGCAAAATTTCAACATGATTTGTACAATAAACATATAAAGATGACATATTTGATATCTGGAACTTTTCCGTATATGCTGCTTGTCGTATTGAACGATGTTCTCATTCCAACTGTACCggcaaaaattgaaaccCGTTTTGCCAATTTCAATCGACACACTTTCTAATGAGTGATGTTTAGATTAGGATGAGGAAGTGGTAAACAGAAGTTCACAAGAAGGGATCACATTTATACATTCCAGGGAAAAGCATAACTATTCAAATGGTCGAACtaactgaaatcaaagacGATGTCGTTCAAGTAGACGAACCACAGTTTTCGGGAAAGGAAGCCATAATCGAGGAAAAGGCTTCCGCCCCAAACAATGACGCTGCggatgatgacgatgagtCTGACagtgattttgaagatgaatttgatgaaaatgaaacgtTATTGGACAGAATAGTTGCTCTGAAAGATATCGTTTCTCCAGGTAAGAGACAAACAATTTCAGgttttttcagcttcacTAGCTCCTTTGTGAAGAATGCTTTCTCCAAGTCTGGAAACCTTGCTTGGACTCTGACTACTACTGCGTTGTTACTTGGCGTtccattatcattatctaTACTTGCTGAACAACAGCTAattgaaatggaaaagacATTTGACTTACAAGGTGATGCTAATAATATATTGGCTCAAGGTGAAAAAGATGCTCCAGCAACTGTCAATTAAGGTTTATGATGAAAGAGGAGAGATAAGatactgaaaaagaagaatatgcATGTTTTAATAGGCCTCTCTTTTTCGTTTGCATGCTTCTACTTATTGCTTTAAAATAGGGTCCAAGGAAAAAAAccttttttccaaatccttATATCACTATGTAGCCGCAGTGGATTCGTTCAGACTTCTATGGATCCTGGATGTGCAGTCTTCTTTCCTGCCTTttctatctttttttgttcattttaTTTAGCATTTCTTAAGTTAATTCAAACAGATGTATAAACTTGTACATATTTTAAACAATAAAACTTTCAGTTTTGTTTCACGAAAGTTAAATCTCCTTTGGGTGTTTAATTGACAGAGCGTAGATATCCAAAAATGTAGTTATGTCgtaaataatatcattgatGAACATCCCATGAATAGCAAGTGTTAAACCAAACCCCATCCAAACTAAAGCAAGGACTATTTGCTCTTTTTGGTAATCTAAAACGTGAACCATGAATGAGTACACGAACAGTTGGATTGTTGggatgaaaaatggaaaatttaaCATTGGGAACGGTTGCATAGTTAAATGTGCAATGATCATGCGGCCAACCACGAATGCAACCGAAAAACCAATCGATGAAACTAAGCccaaagaaataaaagctGGCTGAATCAGAACTAAAGtaaaaattgaagagaagTATGCAAAGAATGGTAAAAGACCATTTAGAGCTTTACTGATATTTTCTGCTGCCTTGTTTGGAGTTGAAGATTTGTCCGATTGAGATTCATAGTATTTAACGACGTTTCCATGAGCTGTAACGATGTTGAAAATCAAGGCACCTATGCAAAATGCATACATCAGATGGATAGTCTCAATTTCAAGTACATGATCTTCCCATGAAAACTGTGCCACTCTAGTGTGCCAGATGACCTGGGGCCCAAAAATCCCAACGGCGATGAAGGATGTGCATAAAGTGATGATACCCTCTACAGGGCCACAAAATTCAGCTAAGTACAGCTTATGGGTATGATATTCTTCCCAAGTACTCAAATAGAAGCTGCACAATATTGTAAATTGTGAAAAAATAGTCATGTGTGTGTACCCCATACCGGTCATCGAACATACGGGGATCATTGACAACGTCGTATTGATTGAATCaatacaatggtcaaaCAATTCACCTAGAGGACCCTGCTGGCCTGTGCGTCGTGCATGCATACCATCGCAAGCATCAAATGTTTGATACAGGAACAACCCTATAGCGTAGGAGAAATAAGTCCAACGGGGGGATTCTTGGTCCAAATATGGGTCATAATAAAGGGTCGTTAATACATTAAAGATAATGAAGCAGAACCCTAATAATGTGACCAGATTTGGGGCCAACCATAACGGAAAAATAGTGGCAAATTTTCTCCAAAAAggcttgaaaaaatgatttgaaagGAAAGAGCGATCGTCACTTTGATATCTGGAAGTAATTGAGTAATTTAATGTTACAGTAGTTAGTATTTATTCTTTGTTTCCACAGAAAAAATTAGGGTGCAATAAAATGACCAACATACTTGTAAAGCTTCAAGTTTCCTAAACTACTCTGCGGAATAAAGAACCCCATTTTATTCCCGAGTCAATTAGAATTACAGTCCGATCTCCTTTCGATGATTTTCACTTCATGAAGACAATGCTCATCAAACTTTTACTAtgcattttctttcgtaTTAACTGAACActaaatgaagaaaaacaaacatcAAAAACGTCACTTTCCACAAAACTTTTCACATGCTCCCAACTGATAAACTACAGGTAAAGAAGTAAAAGTATTTCTAGACAATATGATCGAAAGAATGGGCAAGAGTGGTCGAATGTACAGGAGCAAGGGACTGACCACTCATCGAACCAGAATTACGTCGTATGGTTTGCCAAATACTTCGCTATTGGAGCTTCTTGCATGTTGACACTCGAATATATGTAGTAAAATAGAAGGATTACGGTATTCACTGTCAGAAGTTTCAATGTAATCAATTGTAAAATATAAACTTATCTCTTATTGCtcatcttgaaattttccttttttctagTAATGATAGATTTACACTAGATTATTG
The Saccharomyces kudriavzevii IFO 1802 strain IFO1802 genome assembly, chromosome: 14 DNA segment above includes these coding regions:
- the TOM22 gene encoding Tom22p (similar to Saccharomyces cerevisiae TOM22 (YNL131W); ancestral locus Anc_2.137) — its product is MVELTEIKDDVVQVDEPQFSGKEAIIEEKASAPNNDAADDDDESDSDFEDEFDENETLLDRIVALKDIVSPGKRQTISGFFSFTSSFVKNAFSKSGNLAWTLTTTALLLGVPLSLSILAEQQLIEMEKTFDLQGDANNILAQGEKDAPATVN
- the CPT1 gene encoding diacylglycerol cholinephosphotransferase (similar to Saccharomyces cerevisiae EPT1 (YHR123W) and CPT1 (YNL130C); ancestral locus Anc_2.138), yielding MGFFIPQSSLGNLKLYKYQSDDRSFLSNHFFKPFWRKFATIFPLWLAPNLVTLLGFCFIIFNVLTTLYYDPYLDQESPRWTYFSYAIGLFLYQTFDACDGMHARRTGQQGPLGELFDHCIDSINTTLSMIPVCSMTGMGYTHMTIFSQFTILCSFYLSTWEEYHTHKLYLAEFCGPVEGIITLCTSFIAVGIFGPQVIWHTRVAQFSWEDHVLEIETIHLMYAFCIGALIFNIVTAHGNVVKYYESQSDKSSTPNKAAENISKALNGLLPFFAYFSSIFTLVLIQPAFISLGLVSSIGFSVAFVVGRMIIAHLTMQPFPMLNFPFFIPTIQLFVYSFMVHVLDYQKEQIVLALVWMGFGLTLAIHGMFINDIIYDITTFLDIYALSIKHPKEI